In Halorubellus sp. JP-L1, one DNA window encodes the following:
- a CDS encoding type II secretion system F family protein — protein MSLQTTDQDGGFDAGNDSLGDTFYPLYERLFADDSDFVADVETKLAQARMTDTVEMYLSRALAIGVLAGGILWLMGMLIGYLVFTFLVTSTESLTGIGISNPALVDFINLIKVPALILSSGVFLGAIGFALGFGALVAVPYSQASSRNREINMLLTDAVSFMYALSVGGLNQLEILEAMAAAEDTYGEVAKEFQSIVQETEYFDTDYRTAIRNQAMETPSDELAQFLTDMLSIVNSGGDMEGFLYDKKEKHMRTAKQQQELTLETLELFGEMYMTLSLFPLLLIIILVIMQMLGEAQVTMLYGTVYGLIPLTGLGFLVLVSTVKEDEPGDGYLLPSDADERLLQEQNSGLLNLGLIEQYADRGSMFERIKNKEGTYETVRVLKAPHLFFREHPSYTAVITVPLAIAILVLAALTGSMPTSWEGMQNAPVWGTFMYVYVPSYLIFLPFAVFREWNVRSRKAIVSNISDNLRKLSSANDTGLTLLESFKTVSDTTSGKLATEFDTMHAKVNYGMSLKDALVEFNNKYHMPRMARTVKLISKAQEASSQITDVLSTAAQASENQDDIERERKSRTRMQVVIIIMTYLTLLAVMAILKTQFLDTLQGVTGNSSGGGGGAAAGGGAAGLGSSINVSLLSMLFFHAVTMQAILSGFIAGYIRDADITSGLKFVLVLQTIALVVWAAVGGG, from the coding sequence ATGAGCCTGCAAACGACGGATCAAGACGGTGGGTTCGACGCGGGAAACGACTCCCTCGGGGACACGTTCTACCCGCTCTACGAGCGGCTGTTCGCGGACGACTCTGACTTCGTCGCGGACGTGGAGACGAAACTCGCCCAAGCGAGGATGACGGACACCGTCGAGATGTACCTCTCGCGCGCGCTCGCCATCGGCGTGCTCGCGGGCGGCATCCTCTGGCTGATGGGGATGCTCATCGGGTACCTCGTGTTCACGTTCCTCGTCACGTCCACGGAGAGCCTGACCGGGATCGGCATCTCGAACCCGGCGCTCGTGGACTTCATCAACCTGATCAAGGTCCCGGCGCTCATCCTCTCGAGCGGCGTCTTCCTGGGCGCGATCGGGTTCGCGCTCGGGTTCGGCGCGCTCGTCGCAGTGCCGTACTCGCAGGCGTCCTCGCGGAACCGCGAGATCAACATGCTCCTCACGGACGCGGTATCGTTCATGTACGCGCTGTCCGTCGGCGGCCTGAACCAACTCGAAATCCTGGAGGCGATGGCGGCCGCGGAAGACACGTACGGCGAAGTCGCAAAGGAGTTCCAGAGCATCGTTCAGGAGACCGAGTACTTCGACACCGACTACCGGACCGCGATACGGAATCAGGCGATGGAGACGCCGAGCGACGAACTGGCACAGTTCCTGACGGACATGCTCTCGATCGTAAACTCTGGCGGTGACATGGAGGGATTCCTCTACGACAAGAAGGAGAAACACATGCGGACTGCGAAACAGCAGCAGGAGCTCACGCTGGAGACCCTGGAGTTGTTCGGCGAGATGTACATGACGCTCTCGCTGTTCCCGCTCCTCCTCATCATCATCCTCGTCATCATGCAGATGCTCGGGGAGGCACAGGTGACGATGCTGTACGGGACCGTGTACGGCCTCATCCCCCTGACGGGCCTGGGATTCCTCGTGCTGGTGTCCACGGTGAAGGAGGACGAACCCGGCGACGGCTACCTCCTGCCGAGCGACGCGGACGAACGCCTCCTCCAGGAGCAGAACTCGGGGCTCCTGAACCTCGGCCTGATCGAGCAGTACGCGGACCGCGGGTCGATGTTCGAGCGCATCAAGAACAAGGAAGGGACCTACGAGACCGTGCGCGTCCTGAAGGCACCGCACCTGTTCTTCCGCGAGCACCCCTCGTATACCGCCGTGATTACGGTTCCGCTCGCGATCGCCATCCTCGTCCTCGCGGCGCTAACGGGATCGATGCCGACGAGCTGGGAGGGCATGCAGAACGCGCCCGTCTGGGGGACGTTCATGTACGTGTACGTGCCGTCGTACCTGATCTTCCTGCCGTTCGCGGTGTTCCGCGAGTGGAACGTTCGCTCGCGGAAGGCGATCGTGTCGAACATCTCGGACAACCTCCGGAAGCTCTCGAGTGCGAACGACACCGGGCTGACGCTCCTGGAGTCGTTCAAGACGGTGTCGGATACGACGAGCGGGAAGCTCGCGACGGAGTTCGACACGATGCACGCGAAAGTGAACTACGGGATGAGCCTGAAGGACGCACTCGTCGAGTTCAACAACAAGTACCACATGCCGCGGATGGCGCGGACGGTGAAGCTCATCTCGAAGGCCCAGGAGGCGTCGAGCCAGATCACTGACGTCCTGTCGACGGCGGCGCAGGCGTCCGAGAATCAGGACGACATCGAGCGCGAGCGCAAGTCCCGGACGCGGATGCAGGTCGTCATCATCATCATGACGTACCTGACCCTGCTCGCCGTGATGGCGATCCTGAAGACGCAGTTCCTGGACACGCTCCAGGGCGTGACCGGGAACTCGTCCGGTGGCGGCGGCGGTGCTGCGGCCGGCGGCGGAGCGGCGGGCCTGGGGAGCAGTATCAACGTCTCACTGCTCTCGATGCTGTTCTTCCACGCGGTCACGATGCAGGCCATCCTCTCGGGGTTCATCGCGGGCTACATCCGCGACGCGGACATCACGAGCGGCCTGAAGTTCGTGCTCGTGCTGCAGACGATCGCGCTCGTCGTCTGGGCGGCGGTGGGCGGAGGATGA
- a CDS encoding ATPase, T2SS/T4P/T4SS family, with amino-acid sequence MAINDADQTGQDGLDGGDSGASDESTSDGPTDGSTVRVGEYTWREFMREFGYEDEVSTLYRNVEDSTSEDSSRMGLGTQEGTVQTVPEDGDWDRVDFDPETYLGVHPDDLAEHITEDVAPGAKWLWNQFTDAVDPETTPVVKDEWTWEHFKWQYYYEDDGSCPTDGNGEKVQFDETDHLSFEDDEVEGVLSQGDDFAQELADVVEERTVNVKEDVDEDEFFSDPGGNTTVVNRYDLEKSVPLEKKTHFREEERYWVNKPYAFVIIFLSEKENEVKYYVVQPYMNQIEDDLEEFMTGKLRTAIKYSDEDVAVEKDEDARRDVIDRETKRLLKRYDLFEGTPATSDSAGAASGTQSITESIQRFFGTAEAAGDGALETGADDDAEGFGRELDGIAARPEPAVLGEDAETLNEYQVEKLLYFLKRDFIGYERIDPIKHDINVEDISCNGHNSPIFVYHGEYEQIITNIYHGERELDDFVVKLAQRSGKGISKRRPQVDATLPDGSRAQLTLGKEVSDHGTNYTIRQFNDVPFTPVDLINWNTFSLDEMAFLWLCIENHKSLIFAGGTASGKTTSLNAISLFIPSNGKIVSIEDTREVELPQRNWIASVTRPSFSEDSQGDVDEFDLLEAALRQRPDYIVMGEIRGEEGRTLFQVMSTGHTTYTTFHADSVGEVLKRFTTDPINVSKTMFTALDLVSIQTQTRVGGHKVRRNRNITEINHYDAENDEINVQDVYQWQAETDEFLKMGDSNTLDEIKFDRGWGQEKLEEELFKRRVILAYIIKTGLNEYAQVAATVQAFINDPETILTLIANGQLEESLQDLREMESVLIDVDPEDEELVPRPDPDDETYNLAQDILERAEESMFEEYRGKIPSGLASALSGVSVEEDVDVEEAVESDDEAFDFGSSLDDVDEDGFMLGGGDDGGDDDFSFGESDDAEGPSWLSDDGGGFSFGEDDGDANPFRGSSESGEESASPDAADVDAPPAGTPELESGRSGQEMGGDAHTEPSDATDAGDPTVGDSDSVEPEAGVTAEDDGVAFGEDGAAFEADESAFDGDAGAFEGDAGEFGEDGSGPEDDAGDIDAEFPSLTDETDATEGEDEKGTEANEDQPEADEDGSDADADGTVGTSGDRSDVESADSGGDTDASDGPTSPADAGSTETTPAEASADEPDDVIFGEDEETTGAAVEDDGDDAFFGDDDEPFFDESEDESIFGESDGSVFDDGDDDSVFGGEDAQRRDADSATDEDSVFGGGGGGVFDDGDGSESIGEESSGEEQDGEDSNDEESASGSTDGDEE; translated from the coding sequence ATGGCTATCAACGACGCCGACCAGACGGGGCAAGACGGTCTCGATGGGGGCGATTCTGGGGCGTCGGACGAGTCGACGTCCGATGGCCCGACCGACGGTTCGACGGTTCGGGTTGGCGAGTACACGTGGCGGGAATTCATGCGGGAGTTCGGATACGAGGACGAGGTATCGACACTCTACCGGAACGTCGAAGACTCGACGAGCGAGGACTCGAGTCGGATGGGCTTGGGCACCCAAGAGGGCACGGTACAGACCGTTCCGGAAGACGGCGACTGGGATCGCGTCGACTTCGACCCGGAGACGTACCTCGGAGTTCACCCAGACGACCTCGCCGAGCACATCACGGAGGACGTCGCGCCCGGCGCGAAGTGGCTCTGGAACCAGTTCACTGACGCCGTCGACCCCGAGACCACGCCCGTCGTCAAGGACGAGTGGACGTGGGAGCACTTCAAGTGGCAGTACTACTACGAGGACGACGGCTCGTGTCCGACCGACGGCAACGGCGAGAAGGTCCAGTTCGACGAGACCGACCACTTGAGCTTCGAGGACGACGAGGTCGAGGGCGTGCTCAGTCAGGGCGACGACTTCGCGCAGGAACTCGCGGACGTCGTCGAGGAACGCACCGTGAACGTCAAGGAGGACGTCGACGAGGACGAGTTCTTCTCCGACCCGGGCGGGAACACGACGGTCGTGAACCGGTACGACCTCGAGAAGTCCGTCCCGCTGGAGAAGAAGACCCACTTTCGCGAGGAGGAGCGCTACTGGGTGAACAAGCCCTACGCGTTCGTCATTATCTTCCTCTCCGAGAAGGAGAACGAGGTGAAGTACTACGTCGTCCAGCCGTACATGAACCAGATCGAGGACGACCTCGAGGAGTTCATGACCGGGAAGCTTCGGACGGCGATCAAGTACTCCGACGAGGACGTCGCGGTAGAGAAGGACGAGGACGCTCGTCGCGACGTGATCGACCGCGAGACCAAGCGGCTCTTGAAGCGCTACGACCTCTTCGAGGGGACGCCCGCGACGTCGGACTCGGCGGGCGCGGCGTCCGGCACGCAGAGCATCACGGAGAGCATCCAGCGGTTCTTCGGGACCGCGGAAGCGGCGGGCGACGGCGCGCTCGAGACCGGCGCCGACGACGACGCGGAGGGATTCGGGCGCGAGCTCGATGGCATCGCGGCTCGCCCCGAACCGGCCGTGCTCGGGGAGGACGCGGAGACGCTGAACGAGTACCAGGTCGAGAAGCTCCTGTACTTCCTGAAGCGGGACTTCATCGGGTACGAGCGCATCGACCCGATCAAGCACGACATCAACGTCGAGGACATCTCGTGTAACGGCCACAACTCGCCGATCTTCGTCTACCACGGCGAGTACGAGCAGATCATCACGAACATCTATCACGGCGAACGGGAGCTCGACGACTTCGTCGTCAAACTCGCCCAACGGTCCGGGAAGGGCATCTCGAAGCGTCGGCCGCAGGTCGACGCGACGCTCCCGGACGGCTCGCGTGCGCAACTCACGCTCGGGAAGGAAGTGTCGGATCACGGGACGAACTATACCATCCGTCAGTTCAACGACGTGCCGTTCACGCCGGTCGACCTCATCAACTGGAACACGTTCAGTCTCGACGAGATGGCGTTCCTCTGGCTGTGCATCGAGAACCACAAGAGCCTCATCTTCGCGGGTGGGACGGCGTCCGGGAAGACGACGAGCCTGAACGCGATCTCGCTTTTCATCCCGTCGAACGGGAAGATCGTCTCGATCGAGGACACGCGCGAGGTCGAGTTGCCCCAGCGGAACTGGATCGCGAGCGTCACGCGGCCGTCGTTCAGCGAGGACAGCCAGGGCGACGTCGACGAGTTCGACCTGCTGGAGGCCGCACTCCGGCAACGGCCGGACTACATCGTGATGGGCGAGATCCGTGGGGAGGAGGGTCGGACGCTGTTCCAGGTCATGTCGACGGGGCACACGACGTACACGACGTTCCACGCGGACTCCGTCGGCGAGGTCCTGAAGCGGTTCACGACCGACCCGATCAACGTCTCGAAGACGATGTTCACCGCGCTCGACCTCGTCTCGATCCAGACGCAGACGCGCGTCGGCGGGCACAAGGTCCGTCGGAACCGGAACATCACCGAGATCAATCACTACGACGCGGAGAACGACGAGATCAACGTCCAGGACGTCTACCAGTGGCAGGCAGAGACCGACGAGTTCCTGAAGATGGGGGACTCGAACACGCTGGACGAGATCAAGTTCGACCGCGGGTGGGGTCAGGAGAAGCTGGAGGAAGAGCTGTTCAAGCGCCGCGTCATCCTGGCGTACATCATCAAGACTGGGTTGAACGAGTACGCGCAGGTGGCGGCGACGGTGCAGGCGTTCATCAACGACCCGGAGACGATCCTGACGTTGATCGCGAACGGCCAGCTGGAGGAGAGCCTGCAGGACCTCCGCGAGATGGAGTCGGTCCTGATCGACGTCGACCCTGAGGACGAGGAACTTGTGCCGCGGCCGGATCCGGACGACGAGACGTACAACCTCGCGCAGGACATCCTCGAGCGCGCGGAGGAGTCGATGTTCGAAGAGTACCGGGGGAAGATCCCGAGCGGGCTGGCGAGCGCGCTCAGTGGGGTGTCGGTCGAGGAGGACGTTGACGTGGAGGAGGCGGTGGAGTCGGACGACGAAGCGTTCGACTTCGGGAGTTCGCTCGACGACGTGGACGAGGACGGGTTCATGCTCGGTGGGGGCGACGACGGCGGCGACGACGACTTCTCGTTCGGGGAGAGCGACGACGCGGAGGGGCCGTCGTGGTTGAGTGACGACGGCGGCGGATTCTCGTTCGGCGAAGACGATGGTGACGCGAACCCCTTCCGTGGGTCGTCGGAGTCCGGCGAGGAGTCGGCGTCGCCGGACGCGGCGGACGTGGACGCGCCGCCAGCGGGGACGCCGGAGCTGGAGTCGGGTCGGTCCGGACAGGAGATGGGCGGGGACGCCCACACAGAGCCGTCAGACGCGACGGACGCTGGCGATCCGACGGTCGGCGACTCCGACTCCGTCGAGCCGGAAGCAGGTGTGACGGCTGAAGACGACGGCGTGGCGTTCGGTGAGGACGGTGCGGCATTCGAGGCCGACGAGTCCGCCTTCGATGGGGACGCTGGGGCGTTCGAAGGGGACGCTGGGGAGTTCGGAGAGGACGGGTCTGGCCCGGAGGACGATGCGGGCGACATCGATGCGGAGTTCCCCTCGTTGACCGACGAGACGGACGCCACCGAAGGAGAGGACGAGAAGGGGACTGAAGCGAACGAGGACCAGCCCGAAGCGGACGAAGACGGGAGCGACGCGGACGCGGACGGGACTGTAGGGACGTCAGGTGACCGGAGTGACGTCGAATCGGCGGACTCCGGCGGTGACACCGACGCCTCCGACGGCCCCACGTCGCCGGCCGATGCAGGGAGTACGGAGACGACACCTGCCGAAGCGTCGGCGGACGAGCCGGACGACGTCATCTTCGGCGAGGACGAGGAGACGACCGGGGCGGCCGTCGAGGACGATGGGGACGACGCGTTCTTCGGCGACGACGACGAACCGTTCTTCGACGAGAGCGAGGACGAATCCATCTTCGGAGAGAGCGACGGTTCGGTGTTCGACGACGGCGACGACGACAGCGTCTTCGGTGGCGAGGACGCCCAGCGTCGGGACGCCGACTCGGCGACGGACGAAGACTCCGTGTTCGGCGGCGGGGGCGGCGGCGTCTTCGACGACGGCGACGGATCGGAATCGATCGGCGAGGAGTCGAGCGGTGAGGAGCAGGACGGCGAAGATTCGAACGACGAGGAGTCAGCGTCCGGGTCGACCGACGGTGACGAGGAATGA
- a CDS encoding twin-arginine translocase TatA/TatE family subunit, which produces MALETVPTFIGGLGGPELVIVFLIAVLLFGANKIPKLARSTGEAMGEFQKGREEVEDELQEMRDGPSSTEDSAFDDSTDASTDTATETSTDTATETSTDASADSS; this is translated from the coding sequence ATGGCACTCGAAACCGTCCCGACGTTCATTGGGGGGCTCGGTGGCCCGGAACTGGTCATCGTTTTCCTCATCGCAGTCCTGCTGTTCGGCGCGAACAAGATCCCCAAGCTCGCCCGCTCGACGGGCGAAGCGATGGGTGAGTTCCAGAAGGGCCGCGAGGAAGTCGAAGACGAACTCCAGGAAATGCGAGACGGACCGTCCAGCACGGAAGACAGCGCGTTCGACGACTCGACCGACGCGTCCACGGACACGGCGACGGAAACGTCGACGGACACGGCAACGGAGACGTCGACCGACGCGTCCGCGGACTCCAGCTAA
- a CDS encoding redoxin domain-containing protein, giving the protein MITEGDDAPAFTAPLANGNVESITLSDALEDAPVVFAFFPGAFTSVCTAEMCTFRDRLSAFAEVDATVYGVSTDSPFALNEFRDQNDLPFGLISDFEKELVERYDVRTSFHDVGVHGLAKRAVFVVDADGTVTYVWVSDDPGVEPDYDEVAAAAADAA; this is encoded by the coding sequence ATGATCACGGAAGGGGACGACGCGCCCGCGTTCACCGCACCGCTCGCGAACGGGAACGTCGAGTCGATCACGCTCTCGGACGCCCTCGAGGACGCACCGGTCGTGTTCGCGTTCTTCCCGGGCGCGTTCACGAGCGTCTGCACGGCAGAGATGTGCACGTTCCGCGACCGCCTGAGTGCCTTCGCCGAGGTCGACGCGACGGTGTACGGGGTCAGCACCGACTCGCCGTTCGCGCTCAACGAGTTCCGCGACCAGAACGACCTCCCGTTCGGCCTGATCAGCGACTTCGAGAAGGAACTCGTCGAGAGGTACGACGTCCGAACGAGCTTCCACGACGTCGGCGTCCACGGGCTCGCCAAACGCGCCGTGTTCGTCGTCGACGCCGACGGGACGGTGACGTACGTGTGGGTGAGCGACGACCCCGGCGTGGAACCGGACTACGACGAGGTGGCGGCCGCCGCAGCCGACGCCGCCTAG
- a CDS encoding HD domain-containing protein translates to MSDVEADTDESSGRVYSPKAEHSFPDEKLNAVLEFVENDPEIQTYLEAQNVNAVARKGYNDHGSKHISIVRHRALCLYDLLKRAGVEFNGATQQGLEEADEAVIVALAATLHDIGHVVHRDDHSYYSIPLASDELDRILPEFYTKPECVRVKGEVLHAILCHHTEEIPLTKEAGVVRIADGLDMESGRSRMPYERGGRGINTISSQAIENVALSEGDDHAVLVEIEMNSAAGVYQVDNLLKAKLQGSMLESDIRIVAVQATSNGDELVERIEL, encoded by the coding sequence ATGAGCGACGTGGAAGCCGATACCGATGAATCCAGCGGGCGCGTTTACTCGCCGAAGGCCGAGCACTCGTTCCCGGACGAGAAGCTGAACGCGGTCCTGGAGTTCGTGGAGAACGACCCCGAGATCCAGACGTATCTGGAGGCACAGAACGTCAACGCCGTGGCCAGGAAGGGCTACAACGACCACGGTTCGAAGCACATCTCTATCGTCCGTCATCGCGCGCTCTGCCTCTACGACCTCCTGAAGCGCGCGGGCGTCGAGTTCAACGGCGCCACCCAGCAGGGGCTCGAGGAGGCAGACGAGGCGGTGATCGTTGCGCTCGCCGCCACCCTCCACGACATCGGGCACGTCGTGCACCGCGACGACCACTCGTACTACTCGATCCCGCTCGCGTCCGACGAACTCGACCGCATCCTCCCCGAGTTCTACACGAAGCCGGAGTGCGTGCGCGTCAAAGGCGAGGTCCTGCACGCCATCCTCTGCCATCACACCGAGGAGATCCCGCTAACGAAGGAGGCGGGCGTGGTGCGGATCGCGGACGGCCTGGACATGGAGAGCGGTCGGTCGCGGATGCCCTACGAGCGCGGCGGACGCGGCATCAACACGATCTCGAGTCAGGCGATCGAGAACGTCGCGCTCTCGGAGGGCGACGACCACGCGGTCCTCGTCGAGATCGAGATGAACTCCGCGGCCGGCGTCTACCAGGTCGACAACCTCCTGAAGGCCAAGCTCCAGGGGTCGATGCTCGAGAGCGACATCCGCATCGTCGCCGTCCAGGCGACGAGCAACGGCGACGAACTCGTCGAACGCATCGAGCTCTGA
- a CDS encoding TrmB family transcriptional regulator, whose product MTANTTPSEPTTPTDSRSTDSSPTESTDSTPSETTLTVPTALESTQAKLVYVYLEREREATVDGLASALDVPKLGLFTVLSTLEAAGYVERNAARMVRFAN is encoded by the coding sequence ATGACCGCGAACACGACGCCGTCGGAACCGACGACACCGACCGACTCGAGATCGACCGACTCGAGTCCGACCGAGAGCACCGACTCGACGCCGTCCGAGACGACACTCACCGTGCCGACGGCGCTGGAATCGACGCAAGCGAAGCTCGTCTACGTCTATCTCGAGCGAGAGCGGGAGGCGACCGTCGACGGCCTCGCGTCCGCGCTCGACGTCCCAAAGCTCGGGCTGTTCACCGTCCTCTCGACGCTCGAGGCGGCCGGCTACGTCGAGCGGAACGCTGCCCGGATGGTTCGCTTCGCGAACTGA
- a CDS encoding XapX domain-containing protein, with protein MNIAEIAFATTTGLVAGAVFALVDAPIPAPPALAGVMGIVGIYLGYKLVEHFDLVGAIANAIPL; from the coding sequence ATGAACATCGCAGAGATTGCGTTCGCGACGACGACGGGGCTCGTTGCCGGGGCCGTGTTCGCGCTCGTGGACGCTCCGATTCCGGCACCGCCCGCGCTCGCCGGCGTCATGGGGATCGTCGGGATCTACCTCGGCTACAAGCTCGTCGAGCACTTCGACCTCGTTGGCGCCATCGCGAACGCCATCCCGCTGTAG
- a CDS encoding DUF6789 family protein encodes MATETGSSTPDVAKLLGGDWRLGLAAGLVAGLAFGGVVSVTSPDVLRSTIPAVYGVAPPDDPVFGWIVHVLHASVLGIGFSAVIGLSGLSGASAREQVGAAIVYALAVWLAFAVVALPVWLSLVESGVSVPFPYVSSAMLAGHAAYGVVLGVVYYAFDVPADEDDRDRSATGGN; translated from the coding sequence ATGGCAACCGAGACGGGGTCGTCGACGCCGGACGTCGCCAAGCTACTGGGTGGTGACTGGCGATTGGGTCTAGCCGCCGGTCTCGTCGCGGGACTGGCGTTCGGCGGGGTCGTCTCCGTGACGTCGCCGGACGTCCTGCGATCGACGATTCCGGCGGTCTACGGCGTCGCCCCACCGGACGATCCCGTGTTCGGGTGGATCGTCCACGTCCTGCACGCGTCGGTTCTCGGCATCGGGTTCTCGGCGGTCATCGGGCTCTCGGGGCTCTCTGGTGCCTCCGCCAGGGAACAGGTCGGTGCGGCGATCGTGTACGCGCTCGCCGTCTGGCTCGCGTTCGCCGTCGTCGCCCTCCCGGTCTGGCTCTCGCTCGTCGAATCCGGGGTCTCGGTCCCGTTCCCGTACGTCTCCTCCGCGATGCTCGCCGGGCACGCCGCGTACGGCGTCGTCCTCGGCGTCGTCTACTACGCGTTCGACGTCCCGGCGGACGAGGACGACCGCGATCGGTCCGCGACCGGGGGAAACTAG
- a CDS encoding FAD-binding protein — MYEHDVIVVGGGGAGLRAAIAAHEEGADVAIVTKLHPVRSHTGAAEGGINAALREGDDWELHAYDTMKGSDYLADAPAVETLAQDSPEEVINIEHWGMPFSREDDGTVSQRPFGGLSFPRTTYAGAETGHHLLHTMYEQVVKRGIEVYDEWFVQDVAVTDEDDPSERSCHGVVGIDVKTGDIQGFKANDGVILATGGPGQAFDHTTNAVANTGDGYAIAYRAGVPLEDMEFVQFHPTTLPSTGVLISEGVRGEGGILYNADGERFMFEHGYANNEGELASRDVVSRAELTEVNEGRGFEDEYVMLDMRHLGEERILDRLENILHLAEDFEGVDGLKEPMPVKPGQHYQMGGVETDENGHTCIDGLYAAGETACVSVHGANRLGGNALPELIVFGARAGVHAAGGDIEDAKIETGERGNIEYDDTEMPVQPGEAGIGAGGEASTATDGGAVTQDATAVVEREVEAQRERVEEMLSREDGVKHSQIRARLQKTMTQNVNVFREEEGVRQALRDIRDIREAYEDVYVEDPSRTFNTDLQHTIETRNLIDIAETIAMGALVRDEFRGAHWRKEHQERKDDEWLKHTLIAWHDGEPEVFFRPVILEGQNKTYEPKERSY, encoded by the coding sequence ATGTACGAACACGACGTTATCGTGGTCGGCGGTGGCGGCGCGGGGCTCCGCGCGGCGATCGCGGCCCACGAGGAAGGTGCGGACGTGGCTATCGTGACGAAACTCCATCCGGTTCGCTCGCACACGGGCGCGGCGGAGGGTGGCATCAACGCGGCGCTCCGCGAGGGCGACGACTGGGAGCTGCACGCGTACGACACCATGAAGGGGTCGGACTACCTCGCGGACGCGCCGGCGGTGGAGACGCTCGCGCAGGACTCCCCGGAGGAGGTCATCAACATCGAGCACTGGGGGATGCCGTTCTCGCGCGAGGACGACGGCACCGTCAGCCAGCGGCCGTTCGGCGGGTTGTCGTTCCCGCGGACGACGTACGCGGGCGCGGAGACCGGCCATCACCTCCTGCACACGATGTACGAGCAGGTCGTGAAGCGAGGGATCGAGGTGTACGACGAGTGGTTCGTGCAGGACGTCGCGGTGACGGACGAGGACGACCCGAGCGAGCGGTCGTGTCACGGTGTCGTCGGAATTGACGTCAAGACCGGCGATATTCAGGGGTTCAAGGCGAACGACGGCGTCATCCTCGCGACCGGTGGGCCCGGGCAGGCGTTCGACCACACGACGAACGCGGTCGCGAACACCGGCGACGGGTACGCGATCGCGTACCGCGCTGGCGTCCCCCTGGAGGACATGGAGTTCGTGCAGTTCCACCCGACGACGCTCCCGAGCACGGGCGTCCTCATCTCGGAGGGCGTTCGCGGTGAAGGCGGTATCCTGTACAACGCGGACGGCGAGCGCTTCATGTTCGAGCACGGGTACGCGAACAACGAGGGCGAACTCGCCTCTCGCGACGTCGTCTCGCGCGCGGAGCTGACGGAGGTGAACGAGGGCCGCGGGTTCGAGGACGAGTACGTGATGCTCGACATGCGCCACCTCGGCGAGGAACGCATCCTCGACCGCCTGGAGAACATCCTGCACCTCGCGGAGGACTTCGAGGGCGTCGACGGATTGAAGGAGCCGATGCCGGTCAAGCCCGGCCAGCACTACCAGATGGGTGGCGTGGAGACCGACGAGAACGGCCACACGTGCATCGACGGCCTGTACGCGGCCGGGGAGACGGCGTGCGTGAGCGTGCACGGCGCGAACCGCCTGGGCGGGAACGCGCTCCCGGAACTCATCGTGTTCGGTGCTCGCGCCGGCGTGCACGCCGCTGGCGGCGACATCGAGGACGCGAAGATCGAGACGGGCGAGCGCGGGAACATCGAGTACGACGACACCGAGATGCCCGTCCAGCCCGGCGAAGCCGGCATTGGTGCCGGTGGCGAGGCGTCGACGGCGACCGACGGGGGTGCGGTCACGCAGGACGCGACCGCGGTCGTCGAGCGCGAGGTCGAAGCGCAGCGCGAGCGCGTCGAGGAGATGCTGTCCCGCGAGGACGGCGTGAAGCACTCCCAGATCCGCGCGCGCCTCCAGAAGACGATGACCCAGAACGTGAACGTCTTCCGCGAGGAGGAGGGCGTTCGGCAGGCGCTCCGCGACATCCGCGACATCCGCGAGGCGTACGAGGACGTCTACGTCGAGGACCCGAGTCGGACGTTCAACACGGACCTCCAGCACACGATCGAGACGCGGAACCTCATCGACATCGCGGAGACGATCGCGATGGGCGCGCTCGTCCGCGACGAGTTCCGCGGCGCGCACTGGCGCAAGGAGCACCAGGAACGCAAGGACGACGAGTGGCTCAAGCACACGCTCATCGCGTGGCACGACGGCGAGCCCGAGGTGTTCTTCCGGCCGGTGATCCTCGAAGGTCAGAACAAGACCTACGAGCCGAAGGAACGCTCGTACTGA